tgtttgttgtgtatctTCAGTTCTGACCCATGCACAGGTAGTTTCAGCAGTCGGCAGATGTTGGTTGTCACGGTGGTCAGCGCCTCGTCATCACGCTCTGCACCAATCTCCGTCACCACCACGCACCTGCTGACGTCTGATTGGACAACACACAGTGACACGTTAACCATTCCATTGGAcctgagtccacatgagtccacaaCGCTATAGTCATGTAGGATGTCACCTTCCTGTCCTGAGGCGTGAAGAGGAACTCCATTTAGAAACGCTCCTTGTCCTCTCTGAGCACAAAAGAGTTTGTTGTCCACACAACTGTAAACAATCCCAAACTCAGTctgtaaacaacaaaaacaacatcagCACAGCTACAAACAATCCCAAATTCCACTTGTACCTGGCACATGAGTTTACCCTTTTATTGACAGTGAAGGCAATTGAGACAGCCACGAAAGGAAACCTGTGATCAGAAGAACATGAGACTGAATAAGTCAAAGTCAAACGCAGAACCTACAAAACAGGTCCATGTTTTCTTTCCATATGAAGGATTAGGgttgaagggttagggttatggttggAGAGTTAGGATTGAAGGGTTAGGGTTGAAGGGTTaaagttagggggttagggtgaACATCTAAATCCACAgggtcaggattagggttagggttgggttgtagggttagggttagggttggagggttaggattaggatgaAGATCTGAATCcacaaggtcagggttagggtaggCTTGAAGGGTTAGGATTAtggttggagggttagggttgaaGGGTTAGGAttggagggttagggttgaagggttaaggttagagttgaAGGGTTAGGGTTGACGGGTTAGGGTTGGGGGCTTAGAGTTAGGGTtgaagggttaaggttagagttgaAGGGTTAGAGTTGAAGGGTTAGGGTTGACGGGTTAGGGTTGGGGGCTTAGAGTTAGGGTtgaagggttaaggttagagttgaAGGGTTAGGGTTGACGGGTTAGGGTTggagggttagcgttagggttgAAGGGTTAAGGCTAGAGTTGAAGGGTTAAGGTTGAAGGATTGGGGTTGaaaggttagagttaggggtttaATTTGAAGATCTGAATCcacggggtcagggttagggttaggattgggttgaagggttagggtatggttggagTGTTATGGTTGGAGGGTAGGGTTGAAGGGTTATagctgcagggttagggttatggttgaAGGGTTATggttaaagggttagggttatggttgaagggttagggttatagttggaggtttagggttaaggttaggaacagggttagggtttgtcaCCTGTGGACGAAGTTGACGGTCCCGTCAATGGGGTCAATGATCCAGGTTGGACTGTCAGTCAGCTCCAGATGCTCACCTGCACCAATAGACTCCTCCCCTATGAacctgagggtcaaaggtcaaacgcATTGCGAGTGTTTTTGTACAAGAGACAATAACAAAAGAAAGGGAAAGAATGTTAGTTTCATATGTCTATTAGctgattttacttttactttgaggaactgacttgggtcagggttagggttagtctacACTCAGCTTTAGTGGAGTCTTGAACTTCTACAAGAAACTCATTTATTTAGTTTACAGAAAACCAGGCAATTCATGCtggtttaaagcagggctgtccaatcctggtcctggagggccagtatcctgcatgttttagatgtttccctcttccaacacacttgatTACAATGATCCGCCTATCATCAAACTGCAGAAGAACGAGAACGCCCATCAggtggaagaggaaacatctaaaacatcttATCAGGTACACTACTGCCCCAagtggtctgacttatcagtgcatgtcaaagttcttggacagacagacagatggacgaccaGCTGACGACCAcaccctgcggccagtgtggccaAAGGTAAAAAGGCTCAACTCGTCTGGAAACAGGGTTTGTAGAACTGAACCTGTGCTGTGGGAATCTCctcctgatggtcattatcagaaATTTCTCCACTCTTTGATCAGTTTCTGTGACAAGATCAGCTGCAGAACTTTTCAACTTCACATCTTTTGGATGATGGAGAGACGACATAATCATCTGAAGGAAAAGAGAGACACATGGACATTAGTCTTTATCTGtacacagggttagggtttagaacagggttaggaacagggttagggttaggaacagagttaggaacagggatagggtttagaacagggttaggaacagaatTAGAGtaagagtcagggttagggttaggtttagacccaggtttagggtcagagtcagggtcaGGTTCTCTGAGCAGGAAGAACTCTGCTGAAGCTTCACAACTGTGTTCATGATCATGATTTGCAGCTTCAACAATTCTACAAAGTTCTGAGTCAGGGATAGAttgaagcggggggggggggggctgacaatggcaaattcatggggcacAGCATTTGTTGGGGGGGCCGTAGAGCaatggagggggcccagtgggttcgggttagaagttatgaaaatttgGTGTAAGGTTcgatgtataatagaggcatagaagccgggagacggacgttgaaagtatgtaaagtttagtTTTTCTTCTTGACTGTTATGTTAGTCAAGGACTGCACCGccacatacaccccccccccccccccccccccccccagatactGAATTAGATACTGATACTGaacatttagctttcatggggtccATAATTGCTAGCAGTGCCCCAGGGAACAGAACTAGAGGTTGGTCCAGCAGAGCACACTTGTGTTCAGGTAAAGGTCGTTGTGAGGTCACAGTCACTCTGAACACACATTCCTGAACGTCCTTATCTGGACCAACCACCTGGACGTGAAATCACAGTGTGGACGTCTTTGGAAAAGACacgaaaaaatgaaaagaactgaTAGAAAATAATAATGACTGAGATTAAACTGATTTTAttctttcttattttgtttttgagcaGCAGAAGAAAAGCCCACGTTGTGTGATGTTCTGAGGAAACATTTGCTGGTGTTCCTGATCTGGGACATTGTGTTTATAAGTTAGAAGGAGCTTTGTCTCCAACAACACAAACTTAACACTGGTCTCCTCTTCTGTGATTGGTCGGTTTGTTTCTTACCTCAGCAGCCTGTTTGGCGACGGAGATACCGAAGTTCAGACACTCGGTCCAGTCGGACATTATGAAAAGATCTGAGAGCTCTGTCAAAGCCAGGAGaggataaacaaaaagaaaagagtaGAGTAATAACAGAACACTGTAGAAACAGTAGAGGAACAGTAGGTTCCACTCCCTAGGCTCTGCAGGTTAGGTGTTATCTAAAATGTAAAACTACAGATTGAAGACAAACATACAAGGTGTAGAAGAACTCAGAAGGACTGAGAAATGAACCCAGCGTTTGGGTTCAAGGAGAGGACagaaatgaacacaaaaaaagCCAAACTGGTTTCATTCTAGCTAGAAATATAAAGATGGAATCCTGGACATGGTCATATGTTACACATGAATggacagtagtgacagtagtaacagtagtaaaagtagtgacagtagtaacagtaataacagtagtgacagtagtgacagtagtaacaggagtgacagtagtgacagtagtgacagtagtgacaggagtgacagtaataacagtagtaacagtagtgacagtagtaacaggagtgacagtagtaacagtaataacagtagtaacagtagtgacagtagtaacaggagtgacagtagtaacaggagtgacagtagtaacagtagtaacagtagtaacagtagtgacagtagtgacagtagtaacagtagtgacagtagtgacagtagtaacaggagtgacagtaataacagtagtgacagtagtgacagtagtaacagtagtgacggtagtaacaggagtgacagtaataacagtagtgacagtagtgacagtagtaacagtagtaacagtagtgacagtagtaacagtagtgacagtagtgacagtagtaacaggagtgacagtagtaacaggagtgacagtagtgacagtagtaacaggagtgacagtaataacagtagtgacagtagtaacagtagtgacagtagtgacagtagtaacaggagtgacagtaataacagtagtgacagtagtgacagtagtaacagtagtgacagtagtaacaggagtgacaggagtgacagtagtaacaggagtgacagtagtaacagtagtaacaggagtgacagtagcaacaggagtgacagtagtgacagtagtgacagtagtaacaggagtgacagtagtaacagtagtgacagtagtgacagtagtaacaggagtgacagtagtaacagtagcaacaggagtgacagtagtaacaggagtgacagtagtgacagtagtaacaggagtgacagtagtaacagtagcaacaggagtgacagtagtaacagtagtgacagtaatgacagtagtaacaggagtgacagtagtaacagtagtgacagtagtaacagtagtgacagtagtaacaggagtgacagtagtaacagtagcaaCAGGAGTGACAGTAataacagtagtgacagtagtaacaAAAGTGTTACTGTAGCAGCAGCAGTTTTACCTTCAGTTCCAGTCGTGTCTGATGCCGAAATACTGTGATTTTGCtagatttttcttttattcatcacACAGCCAATCACAGAGAAGTTCATCAACTTGCCAATGGCAGCACAGTCTGGACCGCCAGGCTCCTCCCCTTCACTTGTTCTCCATCAGATCCAGAGTTTAGACACAGTCCAACATGGCAGACATCATCAGAGCTACACCTCCACTGTCTGCCGGGGGTTAAAGGTCATTAGGTCACAAGGAAGGACACGACACGCCGCACGTGTCCAAACCATCCAACCCAAACCATCTAACACAAACCATCCAACCTAAACCATCCAACTGAAACCATCTAACACAAACCATCCAACTGAAACCATCTAACACAAACCATCCAACTGAAACCATCTAACACAAACCATCCAACTGAAACCATCTAACACAAACCATCCAACTGAAACCATCTAACACAAACCATCCAACCTAAACCATCCAACTGAAACCATCTAACACAAACCATCCAACCCAAACCATCTAACACAAACCATCCAACCCAAACCattcaactaaaaccatctaACACAAACCATCCAACCCAAACCATCCAACTGAAACCCTTCAACCCAAACTATCCTGCTGAAACCCTCCAACCCAAACCATCCAACTGAAACCATCCAACTGAAACCATCCAACCCAAACCATCCAACTGAAACCATCCAGCTGAAATCATCCAACCTAAACCATCCAACTGAAACCATCCAGCTGAAATCATCCAACCCAAACCATCCAACTGAAACCATCCAACCCAAACCATCCAACTGAAACCATCCAGCTGAAATCATCCAACCTAAACCATCCAACCTAAACCATCCAGCTGAAATCATCCAACCTAAACCATCCAACTGAAACCATCCAACTGAAACCAACCAACCCAAACCATCCAACACTGAACTGGACCCAATGACACCAAACAGGACACACACGTAGGAAAAGACAAATATCAAACCTGTTATTCATTCACATCTGATTTATTCAAATTTATTTCATTTCCCTCATTTCATACACATGTTTAAACTGAAcataatgaaaacacacaaatccaAGTAGTTTGACCATGATCTGGTCTGTCTGTGATCCAGTCTGTCAGTAATCCAGTCTGtctgtggtccagtccagtctgttggTAATCTGGTCCAGTGTGTGATCCCGTCTGTCTGTGATCCAGTCTGTCTGTGATCCTGTCCAGTCGGTCTGTAATCTGGTCCAGTCGGTCTGTGATCTGGTCCAGTCTGTCTGTAATCCGGTCCAGTCTGTGAtctggtctgtctgtttgtgatccagtctgtctgtttgtgatCCGGTCCAGTCGGTCtgtaatctggtccagtctgtaaTCCAATCCATTCTGTCTGCGATCCGGTCCAGTTGGTCTGCTCTGGGTCATTCATGGAAACACACATATTTGACCTCTGACCATGACTGTATGGGATCACATGACCTCTGCTCTGTACTGTCATTGGTGGGCCTCATCTGCCCTTCTTCATCTTGGACACcttctctttcctcttcttcacgTGTTTGGggactttgttttttcttttctctctctgagCTTCTTTCACCAACTTCTTCTTCACCTGGAAAATAAAAACCGACGTTAACCGTCTCCATAGAAACGAGAGGCGGACGCACGACCTTCCGGTTATTTAAACCATGACACTTGGTCTTTCTGGGGGAGGGGCCAGAACTCCGGACCCCACCCCAAATTCACTTGTATGTGTGAAAATTACTTCATTGCACTTACGGATTTTTAATTCaaaggaaaataacaaacaaacaaataaagctgCTGTTGAGTTTTCACCTTTTTGTCCATCGGGGGTTCCTCTGTCCGTCCtttaccctcctcctcctcctcctcctcctcctcctcttcctccgatGACGATAATGATGAAGGTTGTTCGTCCTCCAGAAGAGCAGGAacctgaaaacacaacaacactgaATGACAAACATGTCAACCCTGAGGGAACATTAAAGGTTCTTCAATATTCAACAGAAAACACAgaccagaaaaacacaaaagaaaatgaaGGCAAACAAACGTGACATTCACTGAAATCTGAATGTTCTCAAACTACTGATTCCACTCATTCTGGTTTGTGTCCACGGCCCAGTGATGTTCAGTCGCTTCAACGGCGTCGTGTTTCGTCCGTGTCAGTTCCGTGCCGTTCATTgtagaacagggtcagggtttagaacagggtcagggtttagaacagtgtcagggtttagaacagggtcagggtttagaacagtgtcagggtttagaacagggtcagggtttagaacagtgtcagggtttagaacagggtcagggtttagaacagggtcagggtttagaacagtgtcagggtttagaacagggtcagggtttagaacagggtcagggtttagaacagtgtcagggtttagaacagggtcagggtttagaacagggtcagggtttagaacagtgtcagggtttagaacagggtcagggtttagaacagtgtcagggtttagaacagggtcagggtttagaacagtgtcagggtttagaacagggtcagggtttagaacagggttaggattTAGAACAgggtttagaacagggttagggtttagaacagggtttagagcagggttagggtttagaacagggtcagggtttagaacagggcttagaacagggtcagggtttagaacagggtttagagcagggttagggtttagaacagggcttagaacagggtcagggtttagaacagtgtcagggtttagaacagggtcagggtttagaacagtgtcagggtttagaacagggtcagggtttagaacagggttaggattTAGAACAgggtttagaacagggttagggtttagaacagggtttagagcagggttagggtttagaacagggtcagggtttagaacagggcttagaacagggtcagggtttagaacagggtttagagcagggttagggtttagaacagggcttagaacagggtcagggtttagaacagggttagggtttgggttaacaGTGATCGTACCGTCTGAACTCCTGACAGGTCCTTCTTCAGTCCGGTCAGCGTTTGGTACAGAATCTGTACagaacacatcatcatcatcttcatcatcatgttTGATCCTCCACCAGCTGATCAATCAGCTCATCCTCAATAAAAATCCTCTTACGTTGTCATGGTTACCACAG
The DNA window shown above is from Sphaeramia orbicularis chromosome 17, fSphaOr1.1, whole genome shotgun sequence and carries:
- the LOC115437226 gene encoding inositol monophosphatase 1-like, with product MSDWTECLNFGISVAKQAAEMIMSSLHHPKDVKLKSSAADLVTETDQRVEKFLIMTIRRRFPQHRFIGEESIGAGEHLELTDSPTWIIDPIDGTVNFVHRFPFVAVSIAFTVNKRTEFGIVYSCVDNKLFCAQRGQGAFLNGVPLHASGQEDVSRCVVVTEIGAERDDEALTTVTTNICRLLKLPVHGVRALGTAAVDMCQVASGAADVYYHIGMHCWDIAASALIVQEAGGIVMDTDGAEFDMMSRRVLAASSSAVASRIAQVIRTFPCRRDDEDPCVSVVQNGL